In the Wyeomyia smithii strain HCP4-BCI-WySm-NY-G18 chromosome 2, ASM2978416v1, whole genome shotgun sequence genome, one interval contains:
- the LOC129723652 gene encoding myb-like protein V, whose product MLIDNAVTFPNGALENEISDDDDRINSNDLPTSDAYTTSENANSSGLIDYPWKPVTLKLNSVELYVTGGSTIEDSSSNNGDKQQKADQHVDNTTSNFDAEPEKRNQLDYCNEKAESTENENDDSSERSLKGFEDIEKLVEAERTSSVTERQSPLRLQWLEHLKSKNWENEWKENVEDLPACSVDNFEQKMQSAGELTTINGKEKNRKTTMTDEMENDFQAEPVVVVSEMTPENRKTEWEKLQDRLQRVPRRRSMYDLFYENDGDILRNLFKKKKPPLLFHFSESSSSSMDSY is encoded by the exons ATGCTCATAGATAATGCTGTTACCTTTCCAAATGGTGCTCTGGAAAATGAGATTAGCGATGATGATGATAGAATTA ATTCAAACGATCTTCCCACTAGTGATGCCTACACAACTTCGGAGAATGCCAATTCGAGTGGACTAATTGATTATCCCTGGAAACCAGTTACGTTGAAGCTCAATTCTGTTGAACTGTATGTCACCGGGGGCAGCACAATCGAAGATAGCTCATCTAATAATGGCGATAAACAACAGAAGGCTGACCAACATGTAGATAACACAACTTCGAATTTCGATGCAGAACCAGAAAAACGAAATCAGCTCGATTATTGTAATGAAAAAGCCGAGTCGACGGAAAATGAAAATGACGACTCAAGCGAGCGTAGCCTCaagggttttgaggatattgaaaagcTAGTGGAAGCGGAACGAACATCCTCCGTTACAGAACGGCAATCCCCACTACGGTTGCAATGGTTAGAACATCTCAAGAGCAAAAATTGGGAAAACGAATGGAAGGAGAATGTCGAGGATCTGCCGGCTTGCAGTGTGGATAATTTTGAGCAGAAAATGCAATCAGCAGGTGAGCTCACCACTATCAATGGCAAAGAGAAAAACAGGAAAACTACAATGACTGATGAAATGGAAAATGACTTTCAAGCGGAACCAGTCGTCGTGGTTTCGGAAATGACGCCGGAAAACCGCAAAACAGAATGGGAAAAGCTTCAGGATAGACTGCAGAGGGTGCCACGCCGCAGGAGCATGTACGACTTGTTTTACGAAAACGACGGTGACATCTTGCGAAATCTGTTCAAGAAGAAAAAGCCACCGCTGCTGTTTCATTTCAGCGAAAGTTCTAGTAGCTCAATGGATAGTTACTAA